From Echinicola soli, a single genomic window includes:
- a CDS encoding bifunctional folylpolyglutamate synthase/dihydrofolate synthase: MTYQETLDYLFNALPMFQRIGAAAFKKDLSNTLQLCEHLGQPQRQFRSIHVAGTNGKGSSSHMIAAVLQEAGYKVGLYTSPHLKSFTERIKINGKEIPQEKVVDFVTQYRDFLDSLKPSFFEMTVGLAFAHFAAEEVDFAVIEVGMGGRLDSTNVITPEVCLITNIGMDHTQFLGTTLVEIAGEKAGIIKEKVPVVISQNQPETFEVFKAKAMAKAAPIFFANQFFEVQQIGLNRGLKTCDYQVFKNNKESVYSLDLFGKYQEKNLPGVLMVLEVLRDKGIAIRPESIQSGLAHAAEISGLKGRFQKLGEKPLVYCDTGHNEDGISLLMEQLQAMRYDQLYIILGMVNDKDLGKVLSLLPKAAKYVFCEANIPRALPADQLQEKAAAQGIEGEVIRNVNVALADTLKKASKNDLIFIGGSTFVVAEIENL, encoded by the coding sequence ATGACGTACCAGGAGACGTTGGACTACTTGTTCAATGCATTGCCGATGTTCCAGCGAATTGGTGCAGCGGCATTTAAGAAAGACCTTAGCAATACCCTTCAGCTCTGCGAACACCTTGGTCAACCCCAAAGGCAATTCAGGTCCATTCATGTAGCCGGCACCAATGGCAAGGGGAGTTCTTCCCATATGATCGCTGCTGTTCTTCAAGAAGCTGGCTATAAAGTAGGCCTGTACACTTCTCCACACTTAAAATCCTTTACGGAAAGAATAAAGATAAATGGCAAAGAGATACCACAAGAAAAAGTGGTTGATTTTGTAACCCAATACCGTGATTTTCTCGATAGCCTAAAGCCCAGTTTCTTTGAGATGACGGTGGGATTGGCTTTTGCCCATTTCGCAGCGGAGGAAGTGGACTTTGCCGTCATCGAAGTAGGGATGGGCGGTAGACTGGACAGCACCAATGTGATTACTCCTGAGGTATGTTTGATTACCAATATCGGTATGGACCATACTCAGTTTTTGGGTACCACCTTGGTCGAAATAGCGGGAGAAAAGGCAGGCATTATTAAGGAAAAAGTTCCCGTGGTCATCAGCCAAAACCAACCGGAAACTTTTGAAGTGTTCAAAGCCAAGGCAATGGCAAAGGCAGCACCTATTTTCTTCGCCAACCAATTTTTTGAAGTGCAACAAATTGGTTTAAATAGAGGTTTAAAAACATGTGATTATCAAGTTTTTAAAAATAATAAAGAGTCCGTTTATTCATTAGATCTTTTTGGGAAGTATCAGGAAAAAAATCTTCCTGGAGTCCTTATGGTGTTAGAAGTGTTAAGGGATAAAGGGATCGCAATCAGACCCGAAAGCATCCAATCTGGACTTGCACATGCTGCTGAGATTTCCGGATTGAAAGGGAGGTTCCAAAAACTAGGTGAGAAGCCTTTGGTCTATTGTGATACCGGTCATAACGAAGATGGCATTAGCCTACTGATGGAGCAGCTCCAAGCTATGCGATATGATCAACTGTATATTATCCTTGGGATGGTCAATGATAAGGATCTGGGCAAGGTGCTTAGCCTTTTGCCGAAAGCGGCAAAGTACGTTTTTTGTGAAGCTAATATCCCCAGGGCACTACCTGCTGATCAGCTCCAGGAAAAAGCCGCAGCTCAGGGGATCGAAGGTGAAGTTATTCGGAATGTCAATGTAGCCTTGGCCGATACCCTAAAAAAAGCATCAAAAAACGATCTTATTTTTATCGGAGGCAGTACCTTTGTGGTCGCTGAAATCGAAAACTTATAA
- a CDS encoding ExbD/TolR family protein gives MALQSKHKVEAAFSMSSMTDIIFLLLIFFMLTSSFITPSGLPVNLPSSETADIVMQEVTVTVTKDLKYSVNDKIVEREGIKNELTSLLKGKDGQVVLHIDKEVPVEYLVEIGGIAAKLEANVSIATRPYK, from the coding sequence ATGGCACTACAATCAAAACATAAAGTGGAAGCGGCATTCAGCATGTCATCCATGACAGATATTATATTTCTGTTGTTGATCTTTTTTATGCTGACTTCTTCTTTCATCACGCCTTCTGGATTACCGGTAAACTTGCCAAGTAGTGAAACAGCTGATATCGTGATGCAGGAGGTAACCGTAACGGTGACCAAAGACCTGAAATATTCCGTGAACGATAAGATCGTGGAGCGGGAGGGAATCAAAAATGAATTGACTTCGTTACTAAAAGGCAAAGATGGACAAGTGGTGCTTCATATCGATAAGGAAGTACCGGTGGAATATTTAGTTGAAATAGGTGGGATTGCCGCTAAACTGGAAGCCAATGTGTCTATCGCTACAAGACCATATAAGTAG
- a CDS encoding energy transducer TonB: MEGTAHSTELDSKKKATIITIIVNVLVLVGIYFIVVWRPPVPPMAQFGLELNLGFTDVGSGNEQTETPPSESEQISTESPAPGTPVETPEPAQPEAQPVAQPEAQPQPTESKNSYETRSNTTSPLKGSEKSKEAVKEPEQPKEEAKPVTKPAEKEEKKVEEKVEEKPTIDQRAIFGAGGNKGKSNQSSAGSSEGTSTQKGDQGNSEGTIDGRSLMQSGQGNAGNGAGYNLDLAGWDFASKPNIQDRVSNRNGKIVFKITVDDNGKVIRAIPDTYNVTNAVLTYYRGVVNGLTFKRKSGNPAADYSEGKITFIIKVD; the protein is encoded by the coding sequence GTGGAAGGAACCGCACATAGTACGGAGCTGGACAGCAAAAAGAAGGCAACGATCATTACCATCATTGTGAATGTGTTGGTATTGGTGGGCATTTATTTTATTGTGGTATGGAGACCTCCAGTGCCACCGATGGCGCAGTTTGGCCTGGAGCTTAATCTTGGTTTTACGGATGTGGGAAGCGGTAATGAACAAACGGAGACCCCACCTTCCGAGAGTGAGCAGATCAGCACTGAAAGTCCTGCTCCAGGTACACCCGTAGAGACACCTGAGCCTGCCCAACCAGAAGCGCAGCCCGTAGCCCAACCAGAAGCACAACCACAACCTACCGAATCGAAGAACAGTTATGAAACGCGTTCCAATACCACAAGTCCTTTAAAGGGCAGTGAGAAAAGTAAGGAAGCGGTAAAAGAACCTGAACAACCGAAAGAGGAAGCAAAGCCTGTGACCAAACCTGCCGAAAAGGAGGAAAAGAAAGTAGAGGAGAAGGTGGAAGAAAAGCCGACCATTGACCAGCGTGCTATTTTTGGTGCTGGAGGCAATAAAGGCAAGAGCAACCAATCTTCTGCTGGCAGTAGTGAGGGCACTTCCACACAGAAAGGCGACCAAGGTAATTCTGAAGGCACCATTGATGGCAGGTCATTGATGCAATCCGGACAGGGCAATGCCGGAAATGGCGCTGGGTATAATTTGGATCTGGCCGGCTGGGATTTTGCCAGCAAGCCCAATATTCAGGACAGGGTCTCCAATAGAAATGGTAAAATCGTTTTTAAAATCACTGTGGATGACAATGGCAAGGTAATCAGGGCCATTCCAGATACCTATAATGTGACCAATGCGGTCCTTACCTATTACCGGGGAGTAGTCAACGGCCTTACTTTTAAACGAAAAAGCGGGAATCCTGCGGCCGACTATTCGGAAGGAAAAATCACCTTTATCATCAAAGTAGATTAA
- a CDS encoding SPOR domain-containing protein, which yields MTDKDQEKKSKRKDEDKDFGLPEIEITPISSEEDKSDSRPSVIPVPTGSGAEKDSPKEPTKKENPEKPVAPVPDSKAAASEAPAIPEAAPAAYVPVDDEKKDEKNNKAGWIILILLLLCLIGFGVYHFVFKAPEMPEVPEQVAVQPEAKEPAPVVEEAETPAPVETPKAPSLTEISEKGDVPHYFVTVGAFIDGDLAKDFSKRLNGKGYNTYIVLPGYGSSFYKLAIEDFNNVDDALAMIEREQKNFEETLWVFKY from the coding sequence ATGACAGACAAGGACCAGGAAAAAAAATCGAAAAGAAAAGACGAGGATAAGGATTTTGGCTTGCCTGAAATCGAAATCACTCCTATATCCAGTGAGGAAGACAAGTCTGATTCACGTCCTTCTGTGATTCCTGTGCCTACGGGAAGTGGAGCCGAGAAAGATTCTCCAAAAGAGCCTACCAAAAAAGAAAATCCTGAAAAGCCCGTAGCACCTGTACCTGATTCGAAAGCTGCTGCTTCTGAAGCACCAGCTATACCTGAAGCGGCTCCAGCTGCATATGTACCAGTAGATGATGAGAAAAAGGACGAGAAAAACAATAAAGCAGGTTGGATCATTCTGATTTTGTTACTGTTGTGCTTGATAGGTTTTGGTGTATATCATTTTGTGTTCAAGGCACCGGAAATGCCGGAAGTTCCAGAACAGGTGGCTGTTCAGCCGGAGGCAAAAGAGCCAGCACCTGTCGTGGAAGAAGCTGAAACACCAGCTCCAGTGGAAACTCCCAAGGCTCCTTCGCTTACGGAAATCAGTGAAAAAGGCGATGTACCGCATTATTTTGTGACCGTGGGCGCTTTTATTGATGGAGACCTTGCCAAAGATTTTTCCAAGCGATTAAACGGAAAAGGATATAACACCTACATTGTACTTCCTGGCTATGGTTCTTCGTTTTATAAATTGGCCATTGAAGATTTTAATAATGTAGATGATGCTTTGGCCATGATTGAGCGAGAGCAAAAGAATTTTGAAGAAACTTTATGGGTTTTTAAATACTAA
- the trmB gene encoding tRNA (guanosine(46)-N7)-methyltransferase TrmB, with the protein MGRNKLARFKANEENSNVVQEGKDIFGRIQGNWRKEQFKNEQPIVVELACGRGEFTVGLGREYPEQNFIGVDIKGARIWKGSTIAIEEGLKNVAFLRTQIELLDRFFAEKEISELWITFPDPRPRDGDEKKRLTSPRFLEMYKPMIQNDGWIHFKTDNTGLFDYTVELLQNRADIRDLVFTHDFYASEFRNDHHGIKTRYETIFSAKGEKIKYLKFRFK; encoded by the coding sequence ATGGGCAGAAATAAGCTGGCGAGATTTAAGGCCAACGAGGAAAATAGCAATGTCGTCCAGGAAGGCAAAGATATCTTTGGACGCATCCAAGGCAATTGGAGAAAGGAACAGTTTAAGAATGAACAGCCAATTGTGGTTGAATTGGCTTGTGGTAGAGGAGAATTTACCGTAGGGCTGGGGAGGGAGTATCCTGAGCAGAACTTTATCGGGGTGGACATAAAGGGTGCTAGAATCTGGAAAGGAAGCACCATAGCCATCGAAGAGGGCTTGAAGAATGTGGCCTTTTTGCGGACGCAAATTGAGCTACTGGACCGCTTTTTTGCAGAAAAAGAAATCAGTGAACTGTGGATCACCTTTCCTGACCCCCGGCCAAGGGATGGGGATGAGAAGAAGCGGTTAACATCCCCTAGATTTTTGGAAATGTACAAACCGATGATCCAGAATGATGGCTGGATCCATTTTAAGACGGATAATACGGGGTTGTTTGATTACACCGTAGAATTACTTCAAAACAGAGCCGATATCAGGGACTTGGTTTTTACACATGATTTTTACGCTTCGGAATTCCGTAATGATCACCATGGTATCAAAACACGCTATGAAACCATTTTCAGCGCAAAGGGGGAGAAGATTAAATACTTGAAGTTTAGGTTTAAGTAG
- a CDS encoding PorP/SprF family type IX secretion system membrane protein: MRKILIILLLIMAAPLTVMGQSRKYISQFSFFQSYFNPGLTGYEGSALRGFIRNRWSGFEGAPRTMFFSGELDFAEMKGARDPSLTGKNAVGLNLLFDKYGAFAETGLVLSYASRVRLTAKHNLRLGAGVSYTNIKLDGTAMTAEQQNDEVLGKYIGGFSDMQIVDFNIGLALTHSQYYISYAMHQVNGGRISSGDDFLDGRPVNYIVQAGYREALSDKLAVITNIYFRSQNDLFNNVEFNVKALLMDKFWIGGGHRVDYANNLQVGLLTNRFRFGYVYEFPTNGSYHFPGSTQEFMLVFNLFRKNERRYADEVLIW; the protein is encoded by the coding sequence ATGAGAAAAATACTTATTATATTATTATTGATAATGGCTGCCCCTCTTACTGTAATGGGGCAGTCCAGAAAATATATCAGCCAGTTCAGCTTTTTCCAAAGTTACTTTAATCCAGGGCTCACGGGGTATGAGGGAAGTGCTCTCAGGGGCTTTATCAGGAATCGGTGGAGTGGATTTGAAGGGGCACCGAGGACGATGTTCTTCAGTGGGGAGTTGGATTTTGCGGAGATGAAGGGAGCACGAGATCCAAGCCTAACGGGGAAAAATGCCGTTGGGTTAAACCTTCTTTTTGATAAGTATGGTGCATTTGCCGAAACTGGTCTTGTCTTATCCTATGCCAGTAGGGTTCGACTTACGGCCAAACACAATCTACGTCTGGGAGCTGGAGTAAGTTATACCAATATAAAACTGGACGGCACTGCCATGACCGCGGAGCAACAAAATGACGAAGTTCTTGGCAAATATATTGGGGGATTTTCGGATATGCAGATCGTGGACTTCAATATTGGACTGGCTCTTACCCATTCACAATACTACATTTCTTATGCCATGCATCAAGTAAATGGTGGTAGAATATCCAGTGGTGATGATTTCTTGGATGGACGTCCCGTAAATTACATTGTGCAGGCCGGGTACCGGGAAGCTCTAAGCGATAAACTTGCAGTGATTACCAATATCTACTTCAGATCCCAAAATGATCTTTTCAACAATGTGGAGTTTAATGTGAAGGCACTCCTTATGGACAAATTTTGGATCGGAGGTGGCCACCGCGTTGACTATGCCAATAACCTTCAGGTCGGTCTATTGACCAATAGGTTCAGGTTTGGCTATGTATATGAATTTCCTACCAACGGAAGTTACCACTTTCCCGGAAGTACCCAGGAATTTATGTTGGTTTTCAACCTCTTTAGAAAAAATGAGCGCAGGTACGCCGACGAAGTATTGATTTGGTAG
- a CDS encoding MotA/TolQ/ExbB proton channel family protein produces MILLQTLSTDSQAVADSLNTMENTAQSIGLFDLLIKGGYMMIPLYALFILAIYIFVERIITLKKAAQTPKGMMDQVKMMVQTGDIGGAKMICQEEDTPVANMISKGLERIGSPLKNIEVAIENVGKIEIYKLEKNLSLLATVSGAAPMIGFLGTVAGMIRAFIGVAQEEGMVSPKLLSTGIYEAMITTASGLVVGIIAYLGYNYLVARVSKLIHSMEYTTVEFMDLLQDKK; encoded by the coding sequence ATGATCTTACTACAGACTTTATCAACCGATAGTCAAGCGGTTGCCGATTCACTTAATACCATGGAAAATACAGCTCAAAGTATTGGGCTTTTTGATCTATTGATCAAAGGTGGATACATGATGATTCCGCTTTATGCGTTGTTCATTTTAGCTATTTATATTTTTGTGGAACGTATAATTACCTTGAAGAAAGCGGCCCAAACCCCAAAGGGCATGATGGATCAGGTGAAGATGATGGTGCAGACAGGGGATATTGGTGGTGCCAAAATGATATGTCAGGAAGAAGACACTCCAGTGGCCAATATGATCTCAAAAGGACTGGAAAGAATTGGTAGTCCGCTAAAAAACATTGAAGTGGCGATCGAAAATGTAGGTAAAATAGAAATCTACAAATTGGAGAAAAACCTGAGCCTCTTGGCGACCGTTTCCGGTGCAGCACCGATGATCGGGTTTTTAGGTACAGTGGCCGGGATGATCCGGGCGTTTATCGGGGTAGCCCAAGAAGAAGGAATGGTTTCCCCAAAACTGCTGTCCACGGGAATTTATGAAGCGATGATTACGACGGCTTCTGGACTTGTGGTGGGGATTATCGCTTATTTGGGATATAACTACCTCGTGGCGCGTGTATCCAAGCTTATTCACAGTATGGAATATACCACAGTGGAGTTTATGGATTTGCTACAGGATAAGAAGTAA